The Malus domestica chromosome 10, GDT2T_hap1 nucleotide sequence ATAATTTCACGACAACAATTGAGCAAGGAGCTTTTGGGCCCGTTTACAAGGCCCAAATGAGCACTGGTGACACCTTTGCCGTCAAAGTTCTTGCTTCAAATTCCACCCAAGGCCAGAACGAGTTTTTGGCTTGAGGTAAATCCCTACATTCATAATACAATGGGATATTTCTATGGTACACTGGAGTGAGATGCATCGGTGTTTAAATGATTATATTATAAGTgttaaaattaattatataaattCAGTTGTCTAATATATCGATGCATCTCATACACCggtcactttgtaaaatctTGATATATACGCACGTACATATCTGTGTGTTCAGGTTCTGTTGCTCGGAAGATTATTCCACAAGAACCTCGTCAACTTGGTGGGATATATTGTAGAAGAAGTTGGACAATATATGCTTCTTTATAAGTACTTGAGCAACGGCAGTCTCTTTTCTCATTTGCATGGTAACAAATCTCACAACCCTAGACTTTCCGTCCGTAACGCACCGGTTTATTTGATTTCCTAGCACGAATAGACACATCTTTTATCGTTTTGAGCCCCTTGAATAGTTTCGGGAAATAATACACAGACAAAAACTGGTTCCAAACTTCAAATAAACAATATGCACAGTTTAGTGCTCATTTTATCATTAGTTTAGTATCCTTCACCTTCAATTTCTAATTTTAGTTAAAAGTTTGTAACCAGTTCTATTTGTTGATAATTCTCGATAATTGTTCATCACCAAGGCACTTAAATTTAAGATTTATCTGTTTGGAAATGTAGAGGAGAGTCAGAAGCCATTGTGCTGGGATTTGAGAGTTGACATAGCTCTTGACAATGCAAGGGGATTGGAATAACTGCATTTTGGggtatacttttcatatcagtTTCCAGGTTAACACAACTTCCTACTTATTCATCTCCATTCTCCTTTTCACAGGCCGTTCCTCCCGTTGTGGATCTTGAAGATGACGCTGTAAGAGTATGAGTATGATTCTTACAAGTCTTGGGATAATTGATATTATAAAGAAGTCTAAATCATGTTGACAGGAGTTAATCCAATCATATTGGTATATTGAGGACTCTTATGTTTGCTCGTTTATAGGACTCATATTGATATAAGGAATGCAGTCTTGTATTTCTTGTGGGATTGTTATAGGGCGATCCAGGTCTTGTAGTATAAAACCACAAGCCCCTGCTCTCACAAAACGCGCTCTTATTGTTCCAATTACCTATAACTTGGAGAGCATTGAGTTTTGCAGAGAGGAGAAGGTTATGTGTAGATTTCTCCAATGGTTCTTAATCCTAATATGTTGAACATTAGATATATGGTGTCTAGTACTACTCTTTCTTGTGATCAATGCCGTGAAACATGAAGAAGTTATTCAAGATAAGAAAGAGAGTAGCAATTGAAAGAGAAGCGATCTGCCGTAAGAAAGAAGAATGGCAGCAACCCAGAGGTCCTCGCAGAATTCAACAGTTTGTAGGTATGTGTTGTAGATATTACTTCAGTATTTACATATACAGAATATATTTGGAGTGATGATTGTGATTTAGTTGGTTAAATCTTATGTTCTTGGCTAGTTTATTATAGAGCTTATATGGTTGCTCTTACAGACGCATCACTCGAGGAACTACACGTACTGCTCAAACTCCTGCAGCTGAAGAAACTTTCATTGAAATCGGTCTGCTGAAGAACAAAGATGCTTTGATTGAACGCTGAAGGCGGACAAAGTGGTCACCGAACTTAAAAACTCAGAGTCTTGTACTTGTACATTAAACTTGTTCATGCTTATTCATCTTTTAATTGTAACCTTTTCGGTTTTGATTCGTTAATTGTGCTTAAACGATCAGCCGTTTTCCTGAAAGGACTTATCGTGTAGAAACGGCATCCTACATGTTGGACTATGAACATGCCTTCACACAGAACACAGCCACTCCTGCGGTTCAACCAAAAAGCAAGCATCTAATTCTCATCAGAAAGCAACACGCCGCTGTTGCTTTTTCGTCGCTGCTCGATTTTATTACCATTTGCCAAACTCAGCAAATTACGATGCTTTTTAACAAGAAAATTTACGGTAAGCCAGACAATAGAGAGATAGCTAGCTCGATACATGCTGATCGATTACACACTTTTTGTGATCCACATAACAGGAGGATCACAAGCTAGTGAGACTTGGTTTTTCTAGTTCTGCAGCAGCCCCTTTGCCTTGAAGTACTCCACAGTTTGGTCATATATTTCTTCGATGCCATACTTAAAATCGAACCCCTccttgataagcttctctgaaGAGATGATCAGTTTGGCCTCAGACGGAAAATCTCCAAACCTGCAATTACAACGGAGAATGAAAAAACCATCCGAAATTGTACAATAGCTAGTTGAGCTGGAGTTCAAGTCTAAACCCTTTCAATTTTACTTCGACAATCAATGCAACTTACCAACTTTAAGTTCCAAACCTTAATCAGAATTTTCTTGGTAGAAACATTTGAGGGTGACTATAAAAAGCGAATGCAATGTCGAAGTACTAGAACGAAAAAACACTCGGTGTACATAAATCTAAACATACCACTCATCATCAAAAACAGGAATTTATAAATCTAGGTTTTCGAATACTAGGATTACGGGCGTACTCAGTGGGGACTTTGTACTGGGGGTATCTTTTGTTGAGGAACTTAGCAAGCTCAGGAACGCCGGTGTTGGCAGCACAGCAAATGTACCGACCAGATGCAGATTCTTTCTCAGCCAAAAATATATGAGCCCGGCAGACGTCCTCCACATGTGCAATGGATATCGAACCTGATAACATTTGCATACCTTTCAGGGCCATATTTATGAGGAAATCATCTCCTGTAAACCATTAAAAGAAACCATCAGATCACCATGCCTTTCGGAGATGTAGTGCAACGTAGTTCATTGTTCTAGCTTCTGGTTTCAAACCTGTGATTAAAGCCATGGCAAGGCCGATACTGCTGGGAACGTCTGGAGTGAGAGAAGGACCGGCCATAAGAGAAGGGATCACAGTGATTAGATCAATGTTGTTTTCTTCGGCAAATTTCCAAGCTGTCTTCTCAGCTAGTGTCTTGGAGGCAGGGTACCCCTGCGAATTTGAGAAAACGTTCTTGTTTGATCATTTCATTCGGCGAATTTCTAGACACTAGGCCTATTTAAAGACAAAGGCTTTGGTGACATACCCAAGTGGGTGGCTTTACATTAGTCAAGAACTCCAAATCACTCCAATCCTTTTCATCCACGACCAAACCTGTTCCTTCAAGTGTATTGATCGAAACTGTAGCAGCTGATGATGTCAAAACAACGCGCTTAACTGTTTTGGCTTTCACGCACGACTTCAGAACATTTAGTACCCCTTGGATTGCTGGTTTGATCATATCATTCTGTTAATTGACAATGTTAGTATTACCACTGTCCTCAACTATACAGAATGCAACATTTCATcaagaaattctcacaaaatccAGACCTCCGGGTCCTGTGAGGCAAAGTTGACAGGGGTTGCAACATGGAAAACAAGATCACAGCCTGCTATTGGGGCATCGAAGCTCCCTTCATCAGTTAGATCTCCTGCCAAAATCTCTAGCTCACCCAACTCTTGTAGTGCTGTGAGGTGGGAGACCTTCTTGTGGTTGTCTGCACCCAAAtgtatcaaaaattgaaaaccaattcaTGCCAGCACATTAAAACAAGAATTTAACTGATAAGTTTTCTCAAAATTTACTGATAACCTACAAAATTACGAAGGCCTCTTTGAATTCCAACAGTAAATTCAGATGAGTAATTAAATCTTATTATGAACTTTTACCTTGTCTTGTCACTAACACCTCTAGCATAATGGTCATATTGGATTTACTCATCACATGCCAAGTACAACGTTTTgaagtttcaattttttctaCCAGAAACGCGTAAAATGAGAAACTTTTCAGTGCAATGGTTCTATATAAGGAGATGGAaacggagtaggattctcttcccTTCGAATTCCCCTCCTCTATTGTCCCTTTCTATTTGAGCGGTCACAAAAGTGAGAGAGGAGAGGAAGGAAGGGGAGCAGTGGTGGAGCCAGGATTTCATGTGTGGGAGGGCCTCTCACAAACATAGGTAATTTTAACTCAGAGCATGAGAGATTGGAGTAATTTGCATAAAAATTGAAAGACCTTAAATTCAATAGAGGGAACTAAGAAACATTGCACAAACCTAGAACCTCGAATATGAAGTAAAGAGTAAgcaagaatttaaaaaaaaaaaatataagttaaAGCCAAAGCAAAGTTGATAGAACAAGGAAGGGAAGTGAAGACTGCACTGCAATAAGAGGAATTGAGGAATTGAGAGAAAGATGATGCTGGCCTAGAACATAAAAGAGTTTGGATTGAGAACACGCTTGAATTTTAAAGATATTATAttaagggatgtgatatccacacactcttttttacttctctcacacccttttaattttcggtcgtcggattgaatgaattgaagaagatcaaaggatataaattaacaaagggtatgagagaagtaaaaaggggtgtgtggatagcacacccctgtATTAATATGCACCAGCCGCATCTGTTACAGtagcaagaaagaaaaaaaaggcctGATAGGCCAGGGACTATTTTGGTCTCTTGCGTTTGTTGCACTGGACTAGTTTTAAAAACTGAGCTGAATTAGCTTGACACTGACTATGTAGTATAAGAATAATATGTAGTACAGCGAGGGAGTTAGTCCCTGCATgtcccctttagtctcatttaaTTTAATCCCTCCACTTAACAGACACAGGAGTATGTAGTCTGGTCCAGTAACAGTTAGTGAGGACAAACAATCACATCTTTAGTGGATCTGCCATTGAAGAAAAGGTAATTTGGAAAAAAGAGAATCTTACTACGACAAAACAACCTAGTCAGGAGGACTGAAAGTGGGGACAAAGCATCAATACTGACAATACAGATACTTTGTCTTCGTTCTTTGGTTATGAACATGGTTTTTCACAGGGCATAAATTGcagttgacaaaaataaaaaataaaaaattgaaacttcAAAAGAAATTGCATACGAGTTGGTCAAGATATTCACCAGCGTTTTTAATGTCGTTATGTATCAGAGTAGTCTAGAAAATCgtctagttaaaaaaaaattagataaattaaataaattaggaaaaaaGGAGAAGAGGGAGTCTGACCAGGGTCTCTGACGGTGGTTCTGACGGCGTAGCCCTTCTGGAGCAGTAGCTTGACCAGCAGAGACGCCATGAACCCGGTTCCGCCGACGACGCAAGCCGTCTTCTTTGAGATGGGTTGTTGGGTGGCCATGGCTTCCTCTTCCTCTGTCAGATTTTCAGCTGAAAAGGTAGGTGGGAATTATGGGAGTGGAGTTTTATGTGACGGAGGATTTACTGGTTAAATAGACTGAGTAGGCGCGGTCGCTGTTGTTGCAGAAGTTTCGTCCAATCGAATCGGAAGAGGAAGAAGGTGAGCACGTGAGGATCTAAGACGCCACCAACTCACTGTGCAATTTTAGTTCTTCCGTCGTAATTATCCCCCCAGGTATAAGGAGTTTTTCgacaaaacaccaaaaacaactTTCCTGCTATAATTTATCTGTCGAGCCAAAACAAAATGGAAACAAAATTTGTCATTCAACTGACAAAAATCTTATCCGTGACTTTTTTGAAGCACCGATAATAGGTTACAGTACATATAGAATTcgtttaaaagtgttttaaaaataATCGAAAGAACTGCTATTACATTTTGAAAGAAGCACCAAATATAgcatttaaattattttttcataatttaCTCGAGTTTTTACTAATGGTTGATTTAAAAGacaattttcattaaaaatgttatcagttattttaaaagcattttaaAACGAGCACATATCTCCCAATTATAAAGTATTCTTACTCTTGATTCTTATGCTAAAACCGTCTCCATCTTCTTTTCTTGAATTATATTTATTACGACTTGCTTTATCAACTAACGCTGAAATAAGCGAAACGATATGACTTTTTTGGTCCGTAAACAACGGAGACTTGTTTGAAATGAGCTAACATTCTGAAACGTGCAACACAAATTAGGAAGGAAGTAGGTCCTTTTTCCACACACTATTGCACACCTAACCACAAGGGGAGCTGTCTTGCATTATTGCCAAATAATAATATctttacactttttttttattagaaaaataaaCGTATAATTACATTTTACACGCTTTAAGtttagagagattttttaaataaatcacgaaaattttattttatcacaTTAAATAAGCCATATTCGCGTCATGTTGACAAAAAGAGTCACTTTAATTGGGAGAGATGTTTAAGGAGTCAatgtgaaaaaattaaaattacattACTCGTTTTAAAAACCACTTCAAACCTGAAGGTGTAAAATGTTAGGCTTCAAAGAAATAAGCATTGTGACTAATTGATCAATTGCTAATAGAAACATAAGAGTAGAATTAATTAAACAACAAAGAATAATGTTAACTGCGAAGTAACATTGATACAAATCTTCTTGAATGCAACCGCCGTATGTACCCTTGTGCCTACAGCACGTGAGAATCGTCTATAAGCACAGGGGTAAAAGTCTCACGTGAACCCTCGGGTGACGATCCACCTGCACCTAAGTTTCTCTCTGCCGCATGATGATCTTCACTACAAGAGTTACCTAACATGCCTGTGGATGTAGTAAAGAATATAGATCCCTACAAGGCTACAACATCAATTTTTCGCTCGAAAGACgacgggctggtttggtattgctgtgctttgaaaaaaagctgctgtgagaataaacagctgtaaaataaatcagcaaaatgtttggtaaacttttttgtaaaagtgcttttggaaaaaaaaaaaagcagtctaatagtaggtcttttcattaaagaagcactgtagctccgtgtgctttgaaaaaaaaccagttttccaaaactgcaaatagcagcttcagctttttcctttaatttcagcttattctcacaaaaacttccaaaataagcctttttttttttcagtttaccaaacacctaaaaccctcagctttttttcatgggtgtttttttttaagcacctcactcccaaactaggtcgaCGTCAATTATTCAACTTCAACTTAGGTTACAGTACTCAGAATTGAATTGTCTGAATTAAAACGATTACACAAAAACCTGAACATACATTTACTGCAAAAATGACCAAATATAAGCTACTTCGTTAATGTCACACGCAACGGAGGAACACATACAACGTGACATCAACAGCACAAAGTTACAGGACAACGGAGACGCTTCCACACATTAGCACAACTTTTGGTTCTCGCCCTTTGTTTAACTATAAAAGGttttaaaacagaaaataagaaGAACCCAGCACAGATGCATGATTTTTACCTAAGTTGCGTCCCCGGAGGCACTCGAGATCCATCACATGGGAGTGGTCCACGAAGAGATTCACCTAGTAATTCAGGCAAACAAGAACGATTTAGCAGCATGTGCAATGCACTATACAcaaagaagaaatgaagaaagcaAAATATGAGAGCACGTTGTATACCCTTGGACCATATTGTTTGATGAACCACTCTGATGTTCTTGGATTTGAAGCTTCGAACATGGTCTTCTCAACCCCCAGGCGCCCGATAACCTTCGCAATTATGTCTGCCCGCAATGAGTCAGCTTGTTTACAGACATCATCAGCGTCGATCATTATCATGTCGG carries:
- the LOC114827797 gene encoding anthocyanidin reductase ((2S)-flavan-3-ol-forming), with the protein product MATQQPISKKTACVVGGTGFMASLLVKLLLQKGYAVRTTVRDPDNHKKVSHLTALQELGELEILAGDLTDEGSFDAPIAGCDLVFHVATPVNFASQDPENDMIKPAIQGVLNVLKSCVKAKTVKRVVLTSSAATVSINTLEGTGLVVDEKDWSDLEFLTNVKPPTWGYPASKTLAEKTAWKFAEENNIDLITVIPSLMAGPSLTPDVPSSIGLAMALITGDDFLINMALKGMQMLSGSISIAHVEDVCRAHIFLAEKESASGRYICCAANTGVPELAKFLNKRYPQYKVPTEFGDFPSEAKLIISSEKLIKEGFDFKYGIEEIYDQTVEYFKAKGLLQN